One genomic segment of Methylocystis sp. SC2 includes these proteins:
- a CDS encoding 4Fe-4S binding protein, with protein MAYKIIASQCTVCGACEFECPNAAIRLKNDMYIIDPKKCTECEGHFDTPQCAVVCPVENTCVPA; from the coding sequence ATGGCGTACAAAATTATCGCCTCACAATGCACCGTGTGCGGGGCTTGCGAATTCGAATGTCCGAATGCGGCGATTCGCCTCAAGAACGACATGTACATCATCGACCCGAAGAAATGCACCGAGTGCGAGGGGCATTTCGACACGCCGCAATGTGCGGTCGTCTGCCCCGTCGAAAACACATGCGTGCCGGCATAG
- a CDS encoding 4Fe4S-binding leucine-rich repeat protein → MDRMDAVDWLGNFLSCRDCPHVEIREKGLCDLGQVCVRDRRARRIDRFFAASPQESAKYLDHPYFELRVGAVKYASVFQLRALIDDEEPDVRAMVAQRLPLRLAEKLIVDSDRKVRMAMAQRVEGAGLVKLLFDEDSGVRLIAARRAPPDILAGATNDDDPQVRCEAARRIALDKLPAMARDPEPRVRMIIAERLAPAQLELLVADDDLRVRFLVAERCGTELLARLRDDPDPEVRRLVQARLDEAQQ, encoded by the coding sequence ATGGATCGCATGGACGCCGTCGACTGGCTTGGAAACTTCCTGTCCTGCCGCGATTGTCCGCATGTGGAGATTCGCGAGAAAGGCCTTTGTGATCTCGGCCAGGTTTGCGTGCGCGACCGAAGGGCGCGCCGCATAGATCGATTCTTCGCCGCGAGTCCGCAAGAGTCTGCGAAGTATCTCGATCATCCCTATTTTGAACTGCGCGTCGGCGCGGTGAAATATGCGAGCGTCTTTCAATTGCGCGCGCTGATCGATGATGAGGAGCCAGACGTCAGAGCCATGGTGGCGCAACGTCTGCCGTTGCGTCTCGCCGAAAAACTGATCGTCGACAGCGACCGCAAGGTGCGCATGGCGATGGCCCAGCGAGTCGAGGGCGCCGGCCTCGTCAAGCTGCTCTTCGATGAAGACAGCGGCGTGCGCCTGATTGCGGCGCGTCGCGCGCCGCCCGATATTCTCGCCGGCGCCACGAATGACGACGACCCGCAGGTGCGCTGCGAAGCGGCGCGTCGGATCGCCCTCGACAAGCTTCCGGCCATGGCGCGCGATCCCGAACCCCGCGTGCGCATGATTATTGCAGAGCGGTTGGCGCCGGCGCAGCTGGAACTGCTCGTCGCCGACGACGATTTACGAGTCCGCTTCCTGGTGGCGGAGCGATGTGGGACGGAATTGCTGGCGCGTCTGCGCGACGATCCTGATCCGGAAGTGAGGCGCCTCGTCCAGGCGCGCCTGGACGAAGCGCAACAGTGA
- the sufB gene encoding Fe-S cluster assembly protein SufB: MAAVQETVEQVRRVGADQYKYGFITDIESDLAPKGLSEEVIRFISAKKSEPEWMLEWRLEAYRRWLTMTEPKWARVDYPAIDYQDLYYYAAPKSTAGPKSLDEVDPELLRTYEKLGIPLHEREILAGVERPEGEERPRVAVDAVFDSVSVATTFKEELKKVGVIFCPISEALREHPELVRKYLGTVVPTSDNFFATLNSAVFSDGSFVYIPPGVRCPMELSTYFRINERNTGQFERTLIIADRGSYVSYLEGCTAPKRDENQLHAAVVELVTLDDAEIKYSTVQNWYPGDENGKGGIYNFVTKRGDCRGANSKISWTQVETGSAITWKYPSCVLRGDNSRGEFYSIAISNGRQQVDSGTKMIHLGKGTTSRIISKGISAGRSSNAYRGLVSAHRKAEGARNFTNCDSLLIGDACSAHTIPYIEAKNPSCVFEHEATTSKISEDVLFYCMQRGLSQEDATALVVNGFVRDVLQQLPMEFAVEAQKLISVSLEGSVG; the protein is encoded by the coding sequence ATGGCGGCGGTGCAAGAGACAGTTGAACAGGTTCGCCGTGTCGGCGCCGATCAATATAAATACGGTTTCATCACCGACATCGAATCCGACCTCGCGCCGAAGGGTCTTTCCGAAGAGGTGATCCGCTTCATTTCCGCAAAGAAAAGCGAGCCGGAATGGATGCTCGAATGGCGGCTGGAGGCCTATCGCCGCTGGCTGACGATGACCGAGCCGAAATGGGCGCGCGTGGACTACCCGGCGATCGACTATCAGGATCTCTACTATTACGCGGCGCCGAAATCGACGGCCGGCCCGAAATCGCTCGACGAAGTCGACCCAGAGCTGCTGCGCACATATGAAAAACTCGGCATTCCGCTGCATGAGCGCGAAATTCTCGCCGGCGTCGAACGACCGGAGGGCGAAGAGCGCCCGCGCGTCGCGGTCGATGCGGTATTCGACTCCGTCTCCGTCGCAACGACATTCAAGGAGGAGTTGAAGAAGGTCGGGGTGATCTTCTGCCCGATCTCGGAGGCGCTGCGCGAGCATCCCGAGCTGGTGCGCAAATATCTCGGCACCGTGGTGCCGACCTCTGACAATTTTTTTGCGACGCTGAACAGCGCGGTGTTTTCGGACGGCTCTTTCGTCTATATCCCGCCCGGCGTGCGCTGCCCGATGGAATTGTCGACCTACTTCCGGATCAACGAAAGGAACACCGGACAGTTCGAGCGGACGCTCATCATCGCCGACCGCGGGTCCTATGTCAGCTATCTCGAAGGCTGCACCGCGCCCAAGCGCGACGAGAACCAGTTGCACGCGGCGGTGGTCGAACTCGTGACGCTCGACGACGCCGAGATCAAATATTCGACCGTGCAGAACTGGTATCCGGGCGACGAGAACGGCAAGGGCGGAATCTATAATTTCGTCACGAAGCGCGGCGACTGCCGCGGAGCCAATTCGAAGATCAGCTGGACGCAGGTCGAGACCGGTTCGGCGATCACCTGGAAATATCCGAGCTGCGTGTTGCGCGGCGATAATTCGCGCGGCGAATTCTACTCCATCGCGATCTCCAACGGTCGCCAGCAGGTCGACTCCGGCACCAAGATGATCCATCTCGGCAAGGGGACGACGAGCCGCATCATCTCCAAGGGCATTTCCGCCGGTCGCTCATCGAACGCCTATCGGGGCCTCGTCTCGGCGCATCGCAAGGCCGAGGGCGCCCGCAATTTCACGAATTGCGACTCGCTGCTCATCGGCGACGCCTGCAGCGCGCACACGATCCCCTACATCGAAGCGAAGAACCCGTCCTGCGTGTTCGAGCATGAGGCGACGACGTCGAAAATCTCGGAGGACGTCTTGTTCTACTGCATGCAGCGCGGCCTATCGCAGGAAGATGCGACCGCGCTGGTGGTCAATGGCTTCGTGCGCGACGTGTTGCAGCAACTTCCGATGGAATTCGCGGTAGAAGCGCAAAAGCTGATCTCGGTCAGTCTCGAAGGCAGCGTCGGCTGA
- the sufC gene encoding Fe-S cluster assembly ATPase SufC translates to MTALLEIRDLKAEIAGKQILNGYDLTVKAGEVHAIMGPNGSGKSTLSYVLSGRPGYNITEGQALLAGADLSQMSVDERAAAGLFLAFQYPLEVPGVATMTFLRAALNAQRKKRGEEEMSSPDLIKRVKELAKILDMDMEMLRRPVNVGFSGGEKKRAETLQMMLLEPKLCILDETDSGLDIDALKVVSNGVNQLRSKDRGIVVITHYQRLLDYITPDVVHVQSAGRIVRTGGKELAMELEETGYARYQSEAA, encoded by the coding sequence ATGACGGCGCTACTGGAAATTCGGGACCTCAAGGCCGAGATTGCCGGCAAGCAGATCCTGAACGGCTATGACCTCACCGTGAAGGCGGGCGAGGTGCATGCGATCATGGGGCCGAACGGCTCGGGCAAATCGACGCTGTCCTATGTGCTCTCCGGTCGGCCCGGCTATAACATCACCGAGGGGCAGGCGCTGCTCGCAGGGGCCGATCTGTCGCAGATGAGCGTCGACGAACGCGCCGCGGCCGGACTGTTCCTCGCTTTTCAATATCCGCTGGAAGTGCCGGGCGTCGCGACGATGACGTTTTTGCGCGCCGCGCTCAACGCGCAGCGCAAGAAACGCGGCGAGGAGGAAATGTCTTCGCCCGATCTGATCAAGCGCGTCAAGGAACTCGCCAAGATCCTGGACATGGACATGGAGATGCTGCGGCGTCCGGTCAACGTCGGCTTCTCCGGCGGCGAGAAGAAGCGCGCCGAGACGCTGCAGATGATGCTGCTCGAACCCAAGCTGTGCATCCTGGACGAGACCGATTCTGGACTGGACATCGACGCGCTGAAAGTCGTCTCCAATGGCGTCAATCAATTGCGCTCGAAGGACCGAGGCATTGTTGTGATCACCCATTACCAGCGGCTGCTCGATTACATCACGCCGGACGTCGTTCATGTGCAATCGGCTGGCCGCATCGTGCGCACCGGGGGGAAGGAGCTTGCCATGGAGCTTGAGGAAACGGGCTACGCGCGCTACCAAAGCGAGGCGGCTTAA
- the sufD gene encoding Fe-S cluster assembly protein SufD, whose translation MGDAPITPARKLTDAEARLAEIFAMQQSAGAPQLAKLRTAAFDAFAKTGLPNRRDEAWKYTDLRALLRDVKPLAAPPEDSAKQGARNAAVLEGVASRRVVFVGGYFVPELSDLGDLEAGLSVVSLSEALAKGDAAAMTQIGNVGEVDDPAFALNTAFMGEGVVIRIGAGVCVDKPIQLVFVAGAQPATYFLRSLVIVEKGARATLIESFEGETVQEYHVNAATEVVLEEGASLERLKISHEGAAAMHVSTFVASLAADARLSDFGFNLGGAVLRNQSFININGQGAHAGLRGANLLKGKEHADATLFLDHAAERSESKALFKSVLDDSSQAVFQGKILVRPGAQKTDARMMARTLLLSEGAQANCKPELEIFADDVQCAHGSTVGALDENLIFYLMARGICQAEAQSLLTEAFVGEVIDAVENRSVRDALSALVSERLRM comes from the coding sequence ATGGGCGACGCACCGATCACTCCCGCGCGCAAACTCACCGACGCCGAGGCGCGTCTGGCGGAAATCTTCGCCATGCAGCAAAGCGCCGGCGCGCCGCAACTTGCCAAGCTGCGCACCGCCGCCTTCGACGCCTTTGCGAAGACCGGCCTCCCCAATCGACGCGATGAGGCATGGAAATACACGGATTTGCGCGCTCTGCTGCGCGACGTGAAGCCCCTGGCCGCGCCGCCGGAAGATAGCGCCAAGCAAGGCGCGCGCAATGCGGCGGTTCTTGAGGGCGTCGCGTCGCGACGCGTCGTCTTCGTCGGCGGCTATTTCGTTCCGGAGCTTTCCGATCTTGGCGATCTGGAAGCAGGCCTGAGCGTCGTGTCGCTGTCGGAGGCCTTGGCCAAGGGCGACGCTGCGGCGATGACGCAGATCGGCAATGTGGGCGAGGTCGACGATCCGGCCTTCGCGCTCAACACCGCCTTCATGGGCGAAGGCGTCGTCATTCGCATTGGCGCGGGCGTCTGCGTGGACAAACCGATACAATTGGTTTTCGTCGCGGGCGCGCAGCCGGCGACCTATTTCCTGCGCTCGCTTGTCATCGTTGAAAAAGGCGCGCGGGCGACGCTGATCGAGAGCTTCGAGGGCGAAACGGTCCAGGAATATCATGTGAACGCCGCGACCGAGGTTGTGCTGGAAGAGGGCGCGTCACTGGAGCGGCTCAAGATCAGCCACGAAGGCGCCGCGGCCATGCATGTCTCGACATTCGTCGCTTCGCTCGCCGCCGACGCCCGGCTGAGCGACTTCGGGTTCAATCTCGGCGGCGCCGTGTTGCGCAACCAGTCCTTCATCAACATCAACGGGCAGGGCGCCCATGCCGGCCTGCGCGGGGCCAACCTGTTGAAGGGCAAGGAGCACGCCGACGCCACCTTGTTCCTTGATCATGCGGCGGAACGCTCGGAGAGCAAGGCGCTGTTCAAATCCGTGCTGGACGACTCGTCGCAGGCGGTGTTTCAAGGGAAGATCCTGGTGCGGCCCGGCGCGCAAAAGACCGATGCGCGCATGATGGCCCGCACGCTGCTGTTGTCCGAAGGGGCGCAGGCCAACTGCAAGCCGGAGCTGGAAATCTTCGCCGACGACGTGCAATGCGCGCATGGTTCGACCGTCGGCGCGCTGGATGAGAACTTGATTTTCTATCTGATGGCGCGCGGGATTTGCCAGGCGGAAGCGCAATCGCTGCTGACGGAAGCCTTCGTCGGGGAAGTGATCGACGCCGTGGAGAATCGGAGCGTGCGAGACGCTCTATCGGCGCTCGTTTCCGAGCGGCTGAGAATGTGA
- the nifB gene encoding nitrogenase cofactor biosynthesis protein NifB, with amino-acid sequence MGDVMQKIAEHKGCGTSGGSGKASCGSGAGEGDLPTEIWEKVKNHPCYSEEAHHHYARMHVAVAPACNIQCNYCNRKYDCANESRPGVVSEKLTPEQAAKKVLAVASTIPQMTVLGIAGPGDPLANPEKTFKTFDLISRTAPDIKLCLSTNGLALPDHVDTIAGYNVDHVTITINMVDPEVGAKIYPWVFWKHKRYTGVEAAKLLTDRQLQGLEMLTERGILCKVNSVMIPGINDKHLVEVNKAVKSRGAFLHNIMPLISAPEHGTVFGLNGQRGPSAQELKALQDSCEGEMNMMRHCRQCRADAVGLLGEDRSAEFTTEKIMAMEVDYDLESRKAYQEKVEEERVAKVAAKQEELATLAGAASDIKLLIAVATKGSGLINEHFGHAKEFQVYELSTSGAKFVGHRRVDLYCQGGYGDEDSLETVIRAINDCHAVFVAKIGGCPKNDLIKAGIEPVDQFAHEFIEKSAIAWFKAYLDKVNSGEIEHQERGDAEIRQGALINAA; translated from the coding sequence ATGGGCGACGTGATGCAGAAGATCGCCGAGCACAAGGGTTGCGGCACGTCGGGCGGCAGCGGCAAGGCGAGCTGCGGTTCGGGCGCCGGCGAGGGCGACCTGCCGACCGAGATTTGGGAGAAGGTCAAGAACCACCCCTGCTACAGCGAAGAGGCGCACCACCATTATGCGCGCATGCATGTCGCCGTCGCGCCCGCTTGCAACATCCAGTGCAACTACTGTAACCGCAAATATGATTGCGCCAATGAATCGCGCCCGGGCGTCGTCAGCGAGAAGTTGACCCCGGAGCAGGCCGCGAAGAAAGTTTTGGCCGTCGCCTCCACCATTCCGCAAATGACGGTTCTGGGCATCGCCGGCCCGGGCGATCCGCTCGCCAATCCGGAAAAAACCTTCAAGACCTTCGATCTGATCTCGCGCACCGCGCCGGATATCAAGCTCTGCCTGTCGACAAACGGCCTCGCGTTGCCGGATCACGTCGATACGATCGCCGGCTACAACGTCGATCACGTCACGATCACCATCAACATGGTCGATCCGGAAGTCGGCGCCAAGATCTATCCCTGGGTGTTCTGGAAGCATAAGCGCTACACCGGCGTCGAAGCGGCGAAGCTGCTCACCGACCGGCAGCTGCAGGGCCTGGAAATGCTCACCGAGCGCGGCATTCTGTGCAAGGTGAATTCGGTGATGATCCCTGGCATCAACGACAAGCACCTCGTCGAAGTGAACAAGGCCGTCAAATCTCGCGGCGCGTTCCTGCACAACATCATGCCGCTGATCTCGGCTCCTGAGCACGGCACGGTGTTCGGCCTCAACGGCCAGCGCGGTCCGTCGGCGCAAGAGCTGAAGGCGCTGCAGGACAGCTGCGAAGGCGAGATGAACATGATGCGCCACTGCCGCCAGTGCCGCGCCGACGCGGTCGGCCTGCTCGGCGAAGATCGCAGCGCTGAGTTCACCACGGAAAAGATCATGGCGATGGAGGTCGATTACGATCTCGAGTCGCGCAAGGCCTATCAAGAGAAGGTCGAAGAAGAGCGCGTCGCCAAAGTGGCCGCGAAACAGGAAGAGCTGGCGACGCTGGCCGGCGCGGCGAGCGACATCAAACTGCTGATCGCCGTGGCGACGAAGGGTTCGGGCCTCATCAACGAACATTTCGGTCACGCCAAGGAGTTCCAGGTTTACGAACTCTCGACCTCGGGCGCGAAATTCGTCGGCCATCGTCGCGTCGACCTCTACTGCCAGGGCGGATATGGCGACGAGGACAGCCTCGAGACCGTCATCCGCGCGATCAACGACTGCCATGCGGTGTTCGTCGCGAAGATCGGCGGCTGCCCGAAGAACGACCTGATCAAGGCCGGGATCGAGCCTGTCGATCAATTCGCCCATGAGTTCATCGAGAAGTCGGCGATCGCTTGGTTCAAGGCCTATCTCGATAAGGTGAACAGCGGCGAAATCGAACATCAGGAGCGCGGCGACGCCGAAATCCGTCAGGGCGCGCTCATCAACGCGGCCTGA
- a CDS encoding 4Fe-4S binding protein: protein MTLKIIASQCTSCSACEPECPNVAITEKNGTFVIDPKKCTECIGHFDAPQCAAVCPVDNTCVIDNAYPRYQAPA from the coding sequence ATGACGCTTAAGATCATCGCGTCGCAGTGCACGAGCTGTTCGGCCTGCGAGCCGGAATGTCCGAATGTGGCGATCACCGAGAAGAACGGCACATTCGTGATCGATCCCAAGAAATGCACGGAGTGCATCGGCCATTTCGACGCGCCGCAATGCGCGGCCGTCTGCCCGGTCGATAACACCTGCGTGATCGACAATGCGTATCCGCGTTACCAAGCGCCGGCTTGA
- a CDS encoding iron-sulfur cluster assembly accessory protein gives MKFMLTPAAQKFIRRMIQFSANPGGGFRLMVSPGGCSGLSALFDVEAAPRAGDQEFIVEGLKFFLPAESRLLLDGVTIDFADSSSSGGLVFHDPKNTGSCKSAAGPLVEHAH, from the coding sequence ATGAAATTTATGCTTACGCCGGCCGCACAAAAATTCATCCGGCGAATGATCCAGTTCAGCGCCAATCCAGGCGGCGGCTTTCGCTTGATGGTGTCGCCAGGGGGGTGCTCGGGGCTTAGCGCGCTGTTCGACGTCGAAGCCGCGCCGCGCGCCGGCGATCAGGAATTCATCGTCGAAGGCTTGAAGTTCTTCCTGCCGGCCGAAAGCCGCCTGCTGCTTGATGGCGTGACGATCGATTTTGCTGATTCCTCTTCGAGCGGGGGACTCGTTTTCCACGATCCAAAGAACACGGGATCGTGCAAGAGCGCCGCCGGGCCCCTCGTGGAGCATGCGCATTAA
- a CDS encoding tetratricopeptide repeat protein has translation MVNGEQAVLSPDEKELLAGALLGEGLPEEAEEFLHLASETYADSETAERYLRQAQQWAPDHAAVLIGFYRFYFYKGRLKEALEIANRCLEKAARENNMPRDWRRASAQDAVFDRYDEMLPRFFLFTLKGYAYLQMRLGALEESRVAIAKLLELDPTDKIGAKVLLGVLDRIGLEDDA, from the coding sequence ATGGTGAATGGCGAGCAAGCCGTTCTGAGCCCCGACGAGAAGGAACTTCTCGCCGGGGCGCTGCTTGGCGAGGGCCTGCCGGAGGAAGCCGAAGAGTTTCTCCATCTCGCCAGCGAAACCTACGCCGACTCTGAAACGGCCGAGCGCTATTTACGCCAAGCCCAGCAATGGGCTCCGGATCACGCCGCGGTGCTGATCGGCTTCTATCGCTTTTACTTTTACAAAGGCAGATTGAAGGAAGCATTGGAGATCGCCAACCGCTGTCTTGAAAAAGCGGCGCGTGAAAACAACATGCCGCGAGATTGGCGACGCGCCTCGGCGCAGGACGCGGTTTTTGATCGCTACGACGAAATGCTGCCGCGGTTCTTTCTGTTCACCTTAAAGGGCTACGCCTATTTGCAGATGCGCCTGGGCGCGCTCGAGGAAAGTCGGGTCGCAATCGCCAAGCTTCTCGAACTCGATCCGACGGACAAGATTGGCGCCAAGGTTCTTCTCGGCGTTCTCGATAGAATCGGCCTCGAAGACGATGCGTGA
- a CDS encoding 4Fe4S-binding leucine-rich repeat protein, whose translation MREIDEARDWRGLDIDCANCAHRDLLAAGRCELRKACVHDRYARRIDRFFNWNPELADGYLSHPHFEVRAIAAKFANPFLLPRLLSDPDETVRWEAVRRLPARYQCELRNDPHREVRIRVATLLDDPDLLPMMQDEDYYVRIVIARKVAPALLVMMFDDPEVEVRRIVAQRIDAQWLGRVCRDSNAEVRLEAAQRLTPEQLLDLRDDADWRVRHYVATRLNVEEIGHLINDSDPLVAEAARERLAGAALKG comes from the coding sequence ATGCGTGAGATCGATGAAGCGCGCGACTGGCGCGGGTTGGATATCGATTGCGCGAATTGTGCGCATCGGGACCTGCTGGCCGCAGGGCGATGCGAACTGCGCAAAGCCTGCGTGCACGACCGATATGCGCGGCGTATCGATCGCTTCTTCAATTGGAATCCCGAACTCGCCGACGGCTATCTTTCGCATCCGCATTTCGAAGTGCGCGCCATAGCGGCGAAATTCGCCAATCCGTTTCTCCTGCCGCGCCTATTGTCGGATCCCGATGAAACCGTGCGTTGGGAAGCTGTGCGGCGATTGCCTGCGCGCTATCAATGCGAATTGCGCAACGATCCGCATCGCGAAGTGCGCATCCGCGTCGCCACTCTGCTCGATGATCCAGACCTTCTGCCGATGATGCAGGACGAGGATTATTACGTGCGGATCGTCATCGCGCGGAAGGTCGCGCCGGCGCTGCTGGTGATGATGTTCGACGACCCGGAAGTGGAAGTCCGACGTATTGTCGCGCAACGGATCGACGCCCAGTGGCTCGGGCGCGTGTGTCGAGATTCCAACGCCGAAGTGCGCCTTGAAGCGGCGCAAAGACTGACGCCGGAACAATTGTTGGACTTGCGAGACGACGCCGACTGGCGCGTGCGCCATTACGTCGCGACCAGACTGAACGTGGAAGAAATTGGACATTTGATCAACGACAGCGATCCGCTCGTCGCGGAAGCAGCCCGCGAGCGTCTTGCGGGCGCGGCCTTGAAGGGATGA
- a CDS encoding folate-binding protein YgfZ, whose product MSAVISLQDRGIVEIAGADATKFLHNLVTNDIAKLAPGEARFCALLAPQGKILVDFLVFAEGEGESRRYLLDCPIGLEPDLLRRLAKYKLRAAVSVTSKSDEFAAFAVLGEARPETPALAIARDPRAKTLGWRLIAPRGAPAEDAREDYEAARIAAGVPQGGVDFAYGAAFPHEANMDLLAGVDFTKGCYIGQEVVSRTKHRNLARKRVRPYHVEGAAPVPGTKVMAGEIEIGVAGSHSGDRGLALIRLDRLADARAAGTVLTAGGASLEFDVGAS is encoded by the coding sequence ATGTCAGCCGTCATCAGCCTGCAGGATCGCGGCATTGTCGAAATTGCCGGGGCCGACGCGACGAAATTCTTGCATAATCTCGTCACCAACGACATCGCCAAACTCGCCCCGGGGGAAGCCCGATTTTGCGCGCTGCTGGCGCCGCAGGGGAAGATCTTGGTCGACTTCCTGGTCTTTGCGGAAGGCGAGGGCGAGTCGCGCCGCTATTTGCTCGACTGCCCGATCGGCTTGGAGCCGGATCTCCTGCGTCGCCTCGCCAAGTACAAATTGCGCGCGGCGGTCAGCGTCACATCCAAGAGCGACGAATTCGCCGCCTTCGCGGTCCTCGGGGAGGCGCGGCCGGAAACTCCCGCGCTGGCCATAGCGCGGGACCCGCGCGCCAAGACGCTGGGCTGGCGACTGATCGCGCCGCGCGGCGCGCCGGCGGAAGACGCCCGCGAAGACTATGAGGCGGCGCGCATCGCCGCCGGCGTTCCGCAAGGCGGCGTCGATTTCGCCTATGGCGCCGCATTTCCGCACGAAGCGAACATGGACCTGCTCGCCGGCGTCGATTTCACCAAGGGATGCTATATCGGCCAGGAAGTGGTCTCGCGCACGAAGCATCGCAACCTCGCACGCAAGCGCGTGAGGCCTTACCATGTTGAAGGCGCAGCGCCAGTGCCGGGAACGAAAGTCATGGCGGGCGAGATCGAAATCGGCGTGGCGGGGTCGCACAGCGGCGATCGGGGCCTTGCCTTGATCCGCCTGGACAGGCTCGCCGACGCTAGGGCGGCGGGAACGGTCCTGACCGCCGGCGGCGCGTCCTTGGAGTTCGACGTCGGAGCGAGTTGA
- the nifH gene encoding nitrogenase iron protein: MSSLRQIAFYGKGGIGKSTTSQNTLAALAEMGHRILIVGCDPKADSTRLILHAKAQDTILSLAANAGSVEDLEIEEVMKVGYRDIRCVESGGPEPGVGCAGRGVITSINFLEENGAYEDIDYVSYDVLGDVVCGGFAMPIRENKAQEIYIVMSGEMMAMYAANNISKGILKYANSGGVRLGGLVCNERQTDKELELAEALAKKLGTQLIYFVPRDNIVQHAELRRMTVLEYAPESQQAGHYRNLATKIHANQGKGIIPTPITMDELEDMLMEHGIMKAVDESQIGKTAAELQAIA; encoded by the coding sequence ATGTCGTCACTACGGCAAATCGCATTTTATGGCAAAGGGGGCATCGGCAAGTCGACGACGTCCCAGAACACGCTCGCCGCTCTGGCCGAGATGGGTCATCGCATTCTGATCGTCGGTTGCGATCCGAAGGCGGACTCGACGCGCCTCATTCTGCACGCCAAGGCGCAGGACACCATCCTGAGCCTCGCCGCCAACGCCGGCAGCGTTGAGGACCTCGAAATCGAAGAGGTGATGAAGGTCGGCTATCGCGACATTCGCTGCGTCGAGTCCGGCGGTCCGGAGCCGGGCGTCGGCTGCGCCGGCCGCGGCGTCATCACCTCGATCAACTTCCTCGAGGAGAACGGCGCTTACGAGGACATCGACTATGTGTCCTATGACGTGCTCGGCGACGTGGTCTGCGGCGGCTTCGCGATGCCGATCCGCGAGAACAAGGCGCAGGAGATCTACATCGTCATGTCCGGCGAGATGATGGCCATGTATGCGGCCAACAACATCTCCAAGGGCATTTTGAAATACGCCAATTCCGGCGGCGTGCGCCTGGGCGGCCTGGTCTGCAACGAGCGCCAGACCGACAAGGAGCTGGAGCTTGCGGAAGCGCTGGCGAAGAAGCTCGGCACGCAGCTGATCTATTTCGTGCCGCGCGACAATATCGTTCAGCACGCCGAGCTGCGCCGCATGACGGTTCTGGAATATGCGCCGGAGTCCCAGCAGGCGGGGCATTACCGCAATCTGGCGACGAAGATCCACGCCAATCAGGGCAAGGGCATCATCCCGACGCCGATCACGATGGACGAGCTCGAAGACATGCTGATGGAGCACGGCATCATGAAGGCGGTCGACGAGAGCCAGATCGGCAAGACCGCGGCCGAACTCCAGGCGATCGCCTAA